The region GGGCTGTTCACAGGCTCTCCTCGTACGGCAGGCCCACGTAGTTCTCCGCGAGCGTCGTACCCGCCGCGTCCGAGGAGGTGACGTAGTCGAGATGAGAGGTCTGCAGCCGCCGGGCGTAGGCGTCGTCGGAATCGAAAGTGTGCAGCAGCGTCGTCATCCACCACGAGAAGTGCTGCGCCCGCCACACCCGGGGCAGGCAGGCCCGCGAGTAGCCGTCCAGAGCCTCCGCCGAGCCGCCGGCGAAGAACCGGGCCAGCGCCTCGGTCAGCGCCCGCACGTCGGCCACCGCCAGGTTGAGCCCCTTCGCGCCGGTCGGCGGCACGATGTGGGCCGCGTCCCCGGCCAGGAACAGCCTGCCGTACTGCATGGGCTCGGCCACGAAGCTCCGCATGGGCGTGACGCTCCTCTCGATGATCTCGCCGGTCGCCAGGGCGAAGCCGGGCACGGTCTCCAGTCGCGCCCGCAGCTCGGCCCAGATCCGCTCGCCGGGCCAGGCGGCGACGTCCTCGTCCGGGGCCACCTGGAGGTAGAAGCGGCTGATCTCCGGGGAGCGCATGCTGTGCAGGGCGAAGCCGCGCTCGGTCCGTGCGTAGATCAGCTCCTCCGACGACGGCTTCACCCGGGCGAGGATCCCGAGCCAGGCGAACGGGTAGTCCCGGCGATACTCGGTCAGCACACCGCCCGGGATCGAGTCGCGGGACACACCGTGGAAGCCGTCACAGCCCGCGATCACGTCGCAGTCCAGCCGCTCGCCGCCGAAGGTGAGGAAGGGCCGGTCGGTGCCGATGTCGTGCAGGGCCACGTCGTCCACCTCGAAGCGGACGTCGCCCCCGGCCGCGAGCCGCGCCGCGACGAGGTCCTTGACGACCTCCTGCTGGCCGTAGACGGTGATGCACCGGCCGGGCACCAGCCGCTCGAAGGCGATCCGGTGGCCCGCTCCGCCATACCGCAGCTCGATGCCGTGGTGGGGGAGACCCTCGCGCTTCAGCCGCTCGCCCACGCCCGCCTCGACGAGCGTGTCCACCGTGCCCTGTTCGAGCACCCCCGCCCGCACCCGCCGCTCGACGTACTCCCTGCTCCGGCGTTCCAGCACGACCGACTCGATCCCGCGCAGGTGGAGCAGATGGGAGAGCAGCAGGCCGGCCGGCCCCGCCCCGATGATCCCGACCTGGGTTCGCATGGCCCAAGCATCGGCGCCGCCCGCCGTGCCGCGTAGGCTTTGCTTCCGCCCAGTGGAACCCATCAGTGGAAGAGGGAGTCACATGTCCGGCGGCGCACGCGACTCAGGGCGTTCCGTGACGTCCCGGGCGCTGGCGATCCTCGGCGCCTTCGACGCCCGGCACCCGCGGCTCACGCTGACGGAGATCGCCGGGCGCACCGGCCTGGCGCTCAGCACCGTCCACCGGCTGGCGGGGGAGCTGGAGGAGTGGCGGGCGCTCCGCCGCGGCGCCGACGGGCGCTTCCAGATCGGCCGCCGCCTGTGGGAGCTGGGGCAGCTCGCCCCCGACCCGCTGCAGGAGGTGGCCCGGCCCTGGCTGCAGGAGCTGTTCGGCGACACCGGCGAGAACGTCCACCTGGCCGTGCGGGACGGGCTGGAGGTCCTCTACGTCGACAAGGTGTACGGCAAGCGGGCCGTGCCGATCCTGTCGCGGACCGGCTCCCGCCTGCCGATGCACCCGACCGGCGTCGGCAAGGCCCTGCTGGCGTACGAACCGGAATGGTTTGTTATGTCCTATCTCTCCCGGCCGCTGGAGCGGCCGACGCCGCACACGATCACGGAGCCGGGCCGGCTGGCCCGCGACCTCGCCCAGGCGCGCGCCCAGGGGTACGCCACGACCCACGAGGAGATGACGCTCGGCTCGTGCTCGGCCGCCGCGCCGGTGCTGGCGGGCGACGGGCCGGCCGAGGAACAGGGGGACCGGGCCGTCGCGGCCGTCGGGATCGTGGTGTCCTCGCGGCGGGTGCGCGAGCTGCCCCGCCTGGTCGACCCGCTGCTGGCCGTCGCGGCCCGCATCGCCGCCGACTACCGGGCGGCCCTCACACGCCCCTGAGCAGGGTTGCCGTCACGGCCGCCGGGGAATGTGTCACAAGGGCAAGTGGCGAGGGGGCGCCATGGACGCCGTCGTGATCGAATCTCTTGAACCGCTGATCGCCGAGCTGCGGTCGCGGGGCTTCGCCGTCGTGGGCCCGGTCGTGCGCGACGGCGCGATCCGCTTCGAGGAGATCGCCTCGGCCGGCCGGCTGCCGCGGGGGGTCACCGACGACCAGGACCCCGGCCGCTACCGGCTGCGGGAGACCGGCGACGAGATGATCTTCTCGTTCGCGGCGAGCCCCGACTCGGCCAAGCGATACACCCAGCCGCCCCGCCAGGTGCTCTTCCGGATGCGCGGCGAGCGGATCGAGGAGGCGGAGGAGGAGGCGCCCCGGATCGCCCTGCTCGGCGTGCGGGCCTGCGACCTCGCGGCGATCGGCGTGCAGGACCGGGTCTTCCTCGGCGGCCGGCACCCCGACCCGGCCTACCGCCTGCGGCGCGAGGCGTTGCTCCTGATCGCGGTCAACTGCGCGGTTCCCGGCGGCACCTGCTTCTGCGTCTCGATGGGCACCGGGCCCAGGGTGACGGCCGGCCACGACCTCGCGCTCACCGAGCTGGCCGCGCCGCACCGGTTCCTGGTCGAGATCGGCAGCGAGCGGGGCGAGGAGATCGTCAGGGCGCTCCCGTACGCGCCCGCCCCGGCCCGCGACCTGGCGGACGCCGAGGAGGTGTCCCGTACGGCCGCCGGGCGCATGGGCCGTCACGTGGAGACCGAGGGCATTCAGGAGCGGCTCTCGGCGCACGACTCGCCGCGCTGGCAGCAGGTCGGCGCCCGCTGCCTCACCTGCGCCAACTGCACGATGGTCTGCCCCACCTGCTTCTGCACCACGGTCGAGGACTCCACGTCCCTCGCCGACGGCACGGCCGAGCGGGCCGAGCGCTGGGACTCCTGCTTCACGCTGGGGTTCTCGGAGGTCAACGGGACGCCCGTGCGAAGCTCCAACCCCGGCCGCTACCGCCAGTGGCTGACCCACAAGTTCTCCACCTGGATCGACCAGTTCGGCATGTCCGGTTGCGTCGGTTGCGGCAGGTGCATCACCTGGTGCCCGGTGGGGATCGACGTGACCGAGGAACTGGCGAACCTGCCGTGACCCCCCACCCGATGACCCCGGTGCTGTATCGGGTGCGCTCCCGCCGCCCGGACCG is a window of Microbispora sp. NBC_01189 DNA encoding:
- a CDS encoding 4-hydroxybenzoate 3-monooxygenase produces the protein MRTQVGIIGAGPAGLLLSHLLHLRGIESVVLERRSREYVERRVRAGVLEQGTVDTLVEAGVGERLKREGLPHHGIELRYGGAGHRIAFERLVPGRCITVYGQQEVVKDLVAARLAAGGDVRFEVDDVALHDIGTDRPFLTFGGERLDCDVIAGCDGFHGVSRDSIPGGVLTEYRRDYPFAWLGILARVKPSSEELIYARTERGFALHSMRSPEISRFYLQVAPDEDVAAWPGERIWAELRARLETVPGFALATGEIIERSVTPMRSFVAEPMQYGRLFLAGDAAHIVPPTGAKGLNLAVADVRALTEALARFFAGGSAEALDGYSRACLPRVWRAQHFSWWMTTLLHTFDSDDAYARRLQTSHLDYVTSSDAAGTTLAENYVGLPYEESL
- a CDS encoding IclR family transcriptional regulator, whose translation is MSGGARDSGRSVTSRALAILGAFDARHPRLTLTEIAGRTGLALSTVHRLAGELEEWRALRRGADGRFQIGRRLWELGQLAPDPLQEVARPWLQELFGDTGENVHLAVRDGLEVLYVDKVYGKRAVPILSRTGSRLPMHPTGVGKALLAYEPEWFVMSYLSRPLERPTPHTITEPGRLARDLAQARAQGYATTHEEMTLGSCSAAAPVLAGDGPAEEQGDRAVAAVGIVVSSRRVRELPRLVDPLLAVAARIAADYRAALTRP
- a CDS encoding 4Fe-4S dicluster domain-containing protein; this encodes MDAVVIESLEPLIAELRSRGFAVVGPVVRDGAIRFEEIASAGRLPRGVTDDQDPGRYRLRETGDEMIFSFAASPDSAKRYTQPPRQVLFRMRGERIEEAEEEAPRIALLGVRACDLAAIGVQDRVFLGGRHPDPAYRLRREALLLIAVNCAVPGGTCFCVSMGTGPRVTAGHDLALTELAAPHRFLVEIGSERGEEIVRALPYAPAPARDLADAEEVSRTAAGRMGRHVETEGIQERLSAHDSPRWQQVGARCLTCANCTMVCPTCFCTTVEDSTSLADGTAERAERWDSCFTLGFSEVNGTPVRSSNPGRYRQWLTHKFSTWIDQFGMSGCVGCGRCITWCPVGIDVTEELANLP